The following coding sequences lie in one Miscanthus floridulus cultivar M001 chromosome 9, ASM1932011v1, whole genome shotgun sequence genomic window:
- the LOC136480601 gene encoding disease resistance protein PIK6-NP-like, which produces MEVVMGALPGVINKLGDLLVGEFSLRKAEKGEIRFLQVELESMQGALEKHSSTPADQLDVQDKIWARDLRELSYDIEDTIDTFMVHGKSSEFTWPHSFKEFIGRSYELFSQFQVRRKIVTENRDIKRRVIEVGERRERYKVNNDVHKPPAVDPRLLARYEKVANLVGMDKARSR; this is translated from the coding sequence ATGGAGGTTGTGATGGGGGCATTGCCGGGCGTCATCAACAAGCTCGGTGACCTCCTCGTTGGAGAGTTCAGCCTGCGCAAGGCAGAGAAGGGGGAGATTAGGTTTCTACAAGTTGAGCTGGAGAGCATGCAAGGTGCCCTCGAGAAGCACTCAAGCACGCCGGCAGACCAGCTCGATGTCCAAGACAAGATCTGGGCTAGGGATTTGAGGGAGCTGTCCTACGACATAGAGGACACTATCGACACGTTCATGGTGCACGGCAAGAGCAGTGAGTTCACCTGGCCGCACAGCTTCAAGGAGTTCATTGGTAGGAGCTATGAGTTGTTTTCGCAGTTCCAGGTTCGCCGTAAGATTGTTACTGAAAACAGAGATATCAAGAGGCGTGTCATTGAGGTGGGCGAGCGGCGTGAAAGATACAAGGTCAACAATGATGTCCATAAGCCTCCTGCAGTTGATCCTCGTTTATTGGCTCGGTATGAGAAAGTGGCAAATCTTGTTGGTATGGATAAGGCACGATCGAGATGA